Part of the Synergistaceae bacterium genome, GAAGGTGCTTCAATCAAACGCCGTGAAGATACTCACAGAATGGCTGAAGCAAATAGAGCGTTCGCACATTATCGCTGGTAAGGAGTTATTTTTTTGGAAATCAGCAAAGTTAGAAATATAGGAATCGCCGCACATATTGACGCAGGAAAAACTACGACAAGTGAACGAATTCTATATTACACAGGAAGTAATTATAAAGTCGGTGAAGTCCACGAAGGCACTGCTACAATGGACTGGATGGAACAAGAGCGCGAAAGAGGTATTACTATTACTTCTGCGGCTACTACATGCGCGTGGAAAGGTCATACTATAAATTTAATTGATACGCCGGGGCACGTGGATTTTACAGTAGAAGTTGAGAGATCTATGCGCGTTCTTGATGGAGCTGTTGCAGTGTTTTGCGCGGTCGGAGGGGTTGAGCCTCAATCTGAAACAGTTTGGCGGCAGGCTGATAAATATCACGTTCCGAGAATAGCATTTGTCAACAAAATGGACAGAATCGGAGCAGATTTTCACTCTGTAGTAAAGGCCATGCGTGAAAGATTAGGAGCAAACGCAATCCCCCTACAATTACCAATCGGAGCAGAAGACGATTTTGCGGGAATAGTGGACTTAATCGAGCAGAAAGCATTTTATTTTTCGGGAGTACTAGGTCAGGCACCTTCAGAAGGAACAATTCCCCCAGAATTAGCTATGTCTGCTAAACAAGGCCGTGAAAATATTATCGAGGCTTTATCAGATTTCAGCGACGACATTATGACGCTTTATCTTGAAGGTAAGCCAATAAGCTCTGAATTAATACGCAAAACCTTGCGCGAGGCAGTAATCAACCTTAAGGCCGTCCCAGTTTTATGCGGGTCAGCTTTCAAAAATAAATGTGTTGAGCCTTTACTTGACGCAGTTGTTGAATATTTGCCCAGCCCTATGGATTTGCCGCCAGTTCAGGGATTTAACCCAGCTAACCCCGATGAAATTGTTGAGAGACACAGCAAAGTTGACGAGCCTTTTACTGCGCTTGCATTCAAAATCGCTGTAGACCCGTTTTTAGGAAAAATATTTTTCCTGCGTGTTTATTCCGGTAAACTCGAAAAGGGCGGAACTGTTTACAATCCCACTTCAGGCCAGAAAGAAAGAATCGGCCGTATCATGAGAATGCACTCAAACAAGCGCGAAGATATTGACGCAATGGAAGCCGGAATGATTGTAGCTGTTCCATCACTTAGAAGCACTAAGACGGGCGACACTCTTTGCAGTGAAACAAATCAAATCGTGTTAGAGAGCTTAGAATTTCCTGAGCCTGTTATTTCTCTAGCTGTAGAGCCTGCTACTCAACAGGATAAAGTGAAATTATCTAAAGGTTTGAACGCACTTGCAGACGAAGACCCTACATTTAGAGTTCACAACGACGAAGAGAGCGGCCAGACTGTTATTTCAGGAATGGGAGAATTACATTTAGAAATAATTGTAGACAGGCTTAAACGTGAATTTGGCGTTGACGTTAAAGTCGGAAACCCGCAAGTCTCTTACAGGGAAGCAATACGCAAGAGTGCCCGTGCAGAAGGTAAATATATTCGTCAATCAGGCGGACGCGGTCAATATGGTCATGTTGTATTCGAAATTGAGCCGCTCGAAGGCAATAAATACGAATTTGAAGACAAAATTGTCGGTGGCGTTGTACCTAAAGAATATATTGCGGCAGTTGAAAAAGGTCTCGAAGAAGCTATACAGTCAGGCGTGTTAGGCGGTTATCCTGTTATAGGCGTTAAAGTTACTCTTGTTGATGGGAGTTATCACGAGGTCGACAGCTCGGAAATGGCCTTCAAAATCGCCGCGTCAATGGGCTTCAAAGAGGCAATGAAACGCGCTGACCCCGTTTTAATGGAGCCTGTTATGTCCGTTGAAGTCGTTACACCTGAAGAATATTTAGGCGATGTTATAGGCGATATATCATCACGGCGCGGACGTATTGACGGCATGGATATACGAGCTAATGCAAGAATAGTTAAAGCCTTTGTGCCATTAGTCGGCATGTTCGGCTATGCTACTGACTTGAGAAGCAAGACATCAGGACGAGCTAATTACTCAATGCAATTTGATCATTACGAACAGACACCCGCAGAAGTCAGCGAGAAAATTTTGCAGGGTAAATTAAATTAATTTTTTAGAAGGAGTTGCTATATTATGGCAAAAGAAAAATTCGAACGCACCAAGCCTCATTTAAATATCGGAACTATCGGACATATCGACCACGGCAAGACTACTTTAACAGCCGCAATCACTAAGTGCCTAGCTACAGAGAGTTACGCCGAATACACAGCATATGACATGATAGACAAAGCACCTGAAGAACGCGAGCGCGGAATTACTATTAACATCGCCCACGTCGAATATCAGACGGACAAGAGACACTATGCACACATTGACTGCCCCGGACATGCTGACTATATCAAGAACATGA contains:
- the fusA gene encoding elongation factor G, which produces MFLEISKVRNIGIAAHIDAGKTTTSERILYYTGSNYKVGEVHEGTATMDWMEQERERGITITSAATTCAWKGHTINLIDTPGHVDFTVEVERSMRVLDGAVAVFCAVGGVEPQSETVWRQADKYHVPRIAFVNKMDRIGADFHSVVKAMRERLGANAIPLQLPIGAEDDFAGIVDLIEQKAFYFSGVLGQAPSEGTIPPELAMSAKQGRENIIEALSDFSDDIMTLYLEGKPISSELIRKTLREAVINLKAVPVLCGSAFKNKCVEPLLDAVVEYLPSPMDLPPVQGFNPANPDEIVERHSKVDEPFTALAFKIAVDPFLGKIFFLRVYSGKLEKGGTVYNPTSGQKERIGRIMRMHSNKREDIDAMEAGMIVAVPSLRSTKTGDTLCSETNQIVLESLEFPEPVISLAVEPATQQDKVKLSKGLNALADEDPTFRVHNDEESGQTVISGMGELHLEIIVDRLKREFGVDVKVGNPQVSYREAIRKSARAEGKYIRQSGGRGQYGHVVFEIEPLEGNKYEFEDKIVGGVVPKEYIAAVEKGLEEAIQSGVLGGYPVIGVKVTLVDGSYHEVDSSEMAFKIAASMGFKEAMKRADPVLMEPVMSVEVVTPEEYLGDVIGDISSRRGRIDGMDIRANARIVKAFVPLVGMFGYATDLRSKTSGRANYSMQFDHYEQTPAEVSEKILQGKLN